One part of the Novipirellula aureliae genome encodes these proteins:
- a CDS encoding DUF1559 domain-containing protein has translation MKRSKVKSGFTLVELLVVIAIIGVLVGLLLPAVQAAREAARRMSCSNNFKQIGLGIHNYHASFSQVPTHGSGSHPDTTAGNWYWASSEKSSRIRLSMLVGILPFIEQQALWETISNPNQQRTDETVQSPPWPPMGPTPENIQYIPWTTDVSTFRCPSDPGFGLPALGRTNYAACLGDSIRDLHKGPYTNATGPSRIAMTEESAENARAYHRGFFKPRDVVKFRDILDGLSNTIAMGETVTYLGDQDTRGIPPEKATDQNWAYLGNVYGNPSYCLDTGAIDPERPQFWGPDAIQVTRATQGRGYQWANQGALYSGCSTILPPNRELCGPRNSDAVTLSATVSSQHQGGAHVLMGDGAVKFITDSIDAGDSRARMVSALSHAGMPSPYGLWGALGTRAMKEVINEEF, from the coding sequence ATGAAGCGTTCCAAAGTCAAAAGTGGCTTTACACTCGTCGAGTTGCTCGTGGTGATTGCGATCATCGGAGTGCTCGTTGGACTGCTCTTGCCGGCGGTCCAGGCGGCTCGGGAAGCGGCCCGCCGCATGAGCTGCAGTAACAATTTCAAGCAGATCGGGCTTGGAATCCACAACTACCACGCAAGTTTTTCCCAGGTTCCTACTCACGGGTCGGGCTCTCATCCCGACACAACCGCTGGTAATTGGTATTGGGCATCGAGCGAGAAATCCTCTCGAATTCGGTTGAGTATGCTTGTTGGCATCTTGCCCTTCATCGAGCAGCAAGCCCTGTGGGAGACCATCAGTAATCCGAATCAGCAACGAACCGACGAAACGGTTCAGTCTCCGCCCTGGCCTCCAATGGGGCCGACACCAGAGAACATTCAGTACATCCCATGGACCACTGACGTTTCGACCTTCCGCTGCCCCAGTGACCCTGGTTTTGGGCTTCCAGCGTTAGGTCGGACCAACTACGCCGCATGCCTGGGCGACTCGATCAGAGACCTCCACAAAGGGCCTTACACAAACGCAACAGGCCCGTCCCGAATTGCGATGACTGAGGAGAGTGCTGAAAATGCACGCGCTTACCACCGTGGTTTCTTCAAGCCTCGCGACGTTGTCAAGTTTAGGGATATCCTGGACGGCCTATCAAATACGATCGCGATGGGAGAAACCGTGACTTACCTCGGCGACCAAGACACCCGAGGGATCCCTCCTGAAAAGGCGACGGACCAGAACTGGGCATACCTTGGCAATGTGTATGGCAATCCATCTTACTGCCTCGATACGGGCGCAATCGATCCGGAGCGTCCGCAATTTTGGGGTCCCGATGCGATTCAAGTCACCCGGGCTACCCAAGGCCGCGGCTACCAGTGGGCAAACCAGGGTGCACTTTACTCAGGCTGCTCGACAATACTCCCGCCCAATCGAGAGTTGTGCGGACCTAGGAACTCCGATGCGGTCACATTGTCTGCGACCGTATCGAGCCAACACCAAGGCGGTGCCCATGTCTTGATGGGCGACGGCGCAGTGAAGTTCATCACGGATTCCATTGATGCGGGCGACTCTAGAGCTCGCATGGTTTCAGCGCTTAGCCATGCAGGCATGCCGAGTCCGTACGGGCTTTGGGGTGCATTGGGAACGCGTGCGATGAAAGAAGTCATCAATGAAGAGTTCTAG
- a CDS encoding alpha-L-fucosidase translates to MNKLNMRSIACLFLSLGWASICVGQIEPNWESMAENYRPPEWLQDGKIGVWTHWGVPSATDENRPNDGSHYGRRMYGTDGWAAGGQREMTRALTEFHTQRYGHPSEFGYEDLVPLFKAENWDPEGLVKFFKDNGARFIMPVACHHDNFDMYDSSHPWNSVDMGPKRDTLQEWKDAATKHGMKFGVSTHLYWSPRFFNNARQYQKKGTLAWKLFNMDYDPKGYANQESWNRHWFERCWEIIDKYDPDMFNNDSPYPADKFGEVSGVKLFSDFINRDLKENGGKQTTVLSFKNSNMNRKAFTYNLERGSAADIKPEPWMWATDLSGGWYYRKGAVNPMSIPVMVGNAVDAISKNGVVMLNVALRGDGTLPENQAAYLTTFGAFLKTCGEGIYGTRPWKVFGEGPLKMKDGRQGENKASFSQNDIRFTTKGDTLYAFVLAKPTADIVIKTLGQGGLYEEEIGAIRLLGSDEKLTWTRNGEALTIQLPKTLPDQPVTGFRISPAPKAKSVDHYPPFRWDTIPLYMHMRKSVAFTPEEIDYLATFPIVTLEKTTGSKTYGSSEAGSREAAKAIKAVNPETKVLYYRNVMCNYGSYNVNDGLRDIPNAFLVARNGNKKLHRGVREVYDLSDPTLRKWWVDHCVEMAGHDEIDGIFLDGNIKALEPAFLGSELGAQRKQEVADGYAVMMKDLQDRTPPNKMLIANIIRARLTDSGLNYMQYFDGSYLEGIESEAGGFTRLEYLARGIDAVQQAARQGKIICMSMGLGNAASGGLRIDDSRKKLSQGADTRPRLEYCLALFLICAEKYSYVYPHDGYSANNNDSSVWLKRFAEYDKPLGPPKGPAVQDGYTYTREFKHASVFLDIEKKQGRITWKDVETP, encoded by the coding sequence ATGAATAAGCTGAACATGAGAAGCATCGCATGCCTGTTTTTGAGCCTGGGGTGGGCAAGTATCTGCGTCGGGCAGATTGAGCCAAACTGGGAATCGATGGCGGAGAACTATCGGCCACCCGAATGGCTTCAGGATGGCAAAATTGGCGTGTGGACCCATTGGGGCGTTCCTTCGGCGACCGATGAAAATCGACCGAACGATGGTTCGCACTACGGACGCAGAATGTACGGAACCGATGGCTGGGCAGCGGGCGGACAGCGGGAAATGACGCGTGCACTCACGGAGTTTCATACCCAGCGTTACGGCCACCCCTCCGAGTTTGGCTATGAAGATCTTGTTCCGCTCTTCAAGGCCGAGAACTGGGATCCGGAAGGATTGGTCAAGTTCTTCAAGGACAACGGTGCCCGCTTTATCATGCCGGTGGCCTGCCATCATGATAATTTTGACATGTATGATTCTTCCCATCCCTGGAACTCCGTGGACATGGGGCCCAAACGTGATACCCTGCAAGAATGGAAGGATGCAGCCACCAAGCATGGAATGAAATTCGGTGTATCAACCCACCTCTATTGGTCGCCTCGTTTTTTCAATAACGCCCGTCAATACCAGAAGAAAGGCACGCTGGCTTGGAAGCTGTTCAATATGGATTACGATCCTAAGGGCTATGCCAACCAAGAATCCTGGAACCGGCACTGGTTCGAACGCTGCTGGGAAATCATCGACAAATATGATCCCGACATGTTCAATAACGATTCGCCTTATCCGGCGGACAAGTTTGGTGAAGTTTCCGGGGTGAAGCTGTTCAGCGATTTTATTAACCGCGACCTCAAGGAGAATGGCGGAAAACAAACCACGGTTCTGTCGTTTAAAAACAGCAACATGAACCGCAAAGCGTTTACGTACAATCTGGAGCGTGGCAGTGCCGCCGACATAAAACCCGAACCTTGGATGTGGGCAACGGATCTCTCCGGCGGTTGGTACTACCGCAAAGGTGCAGTCAACCCTATGAGCATCCCGGTCATGGTCGGCAATGCCGTTGATGCCATCAGTAAAAATGGAGTCGTCATGCTCAACGTCGCCTTGCGTGGCGATGGCACCTTGCCGGAAAACCAAGCTGCGTACCTGACCACCTTTGGTGCATTTCTGAAAACCTGTGGCGAGGGCATCTATGGCACCCGCCCTTGGAAGGTCTTCGGAGAGGGCCCTCTGAAGATGAAAGACGGTCGTCAGGGAGAAAACAAGGCGTCTTTCTCTCAGAACGATATACGCTTCACCACCAAGGGCGATACACTCTATGCCTTTGTCTTGGCCAAACCCACTGCTGACATCGTAATCAAGACACTCGGTCAAGGCGGCTTGTACGAGGAGGAAATCGGTGCGATCCGTCTGCTGGGAAGTGATGAGAAGCTGACCTGGACGCGCAATGGCGAAGCATTGACCATCCAGTTGCCCAAAACATTGCCGGATCAGCCGGTCACAGGTTTTCGCATCAGCCCCGCCCCTAAGGCAAAGAGCGTTGATCACTATCCTCCGTTTCGTTGGGATACGATCCCCTTGTATATGCACATGCGGAAGTCCGTGGCCTTTACGCCAGAAGAGATTGACTACCTGGCTACATTTCCCATCGTCACCCTCGAGAAGACCACAGGTAGCAAGACCTATGGATCCTCCGAAGCTGGCTCACGTGAGGCGGCCAAGGCCATCAAGGCCGTCAATCCAGAAACCAAGGTGTTATACTACCGCAACGTCATGTGCAATTATGGCAGCTATAACGTGAATGACGGACTGAGGGACATTCCCAATGCCTTTCTTGTGGCACGCAATGGAAACAAGAAGTTGCATCGCGGTGTTAGGGAAGTCTATGACCTTTCCGATCCTACTTTGCGCAAATGGTGGGTGGACCATTGCGTGGAAATGGCTGGCCATGATGAGATTGACGGCATCTTCTTGGATGGAAATATCAAGGCCCTAGAGCCGGCCTTTCTTGGCAGCGAACTCGGCGCCCAACGGAAGCAGGAGGTGGCTGACGGCTACGCTGTCATGATGAAGGATCTGCAAGACAGGACTCCGCCGAACAAGATGTTAATCGCGAATATTATCCGTGCCAGACTGACAGATTCCGGATTGAACTACATGCAGTACTTTGACGGATCCTACCTTGAGGGCATCGAAAGTGAAGCCGGCGGATTCACACGTCTAGAGTATTTAGCAAGAGGCATTGACGCCGTGCAGCAAGCCGCACGTCAGGGGAAAATCATTTGCATGTCGATGGGACTGGGCAACGCCGCGTCAGGAGGACTTAGGATCGATGACTCCCGGAAGAAGTTGTCGCAGGGGGCCGATACGCGGCCGCGTCTGGAGTACTGCCTGGCGCTCTTTTTGATTTGTGCCGAGAAGTATAGCTATGTCTATCCGCATGATGGATACAGTGCGAACAATAACGACAGTTCTGTTTGGCTAAAACGGTTTGCAGAATACGATAAACCTCTGGGCCCGCCCAAGGGACCGGCGGTCCAAGATGGGTACACTTACACCCGGGAATTTAAACATGCGAGTGTGTTTCTAGACATTGAGAAGAAACAGGGACGCATTACTTGGAAAGACGTTGAAACTCCCTAG
- a CDS encoding glycoside hydrolase family protein has translation MKIMTMTLAVFSFLVLSSERVLAIEESSFCESHVPGSYILPSDGDSWTWGMAPIYDEAGKLHIFNSVIPNKGSWIKDSKIVHWTADSVEGPYTLEGDLLSSDEASYHNPQISKVDDTYVLVYLYNKHNDENGSMQEVGIATAKSLDGPWQESPHNPIIPASGEMGGATINHASNPTFVAAPDGKFRVYYKSMTTKHKFREISLAMSDQIEGPYENHTGNPVLSYADKQLDIEDPYAFYYKDRYWMIVEDRRGVKDMLEGNPLPANHKNSGGLRPGLIYTSKDGLDWGLPEVGYLTNEMYFGEKLARSERPHILWKDGRPEYLFLACHDKDPTAGYYVKIDQWNEEE, from the coding sequence ATGAAGATAATGACAATGACGTTAGCGGTGTTCTCTTTTCTGGTTCTGTCATCGGAAAGGGTGCTGGCCATCGAGGAATCCTCCTTTTGTGAGTCTCATGTTCCCGGAAGTTACATCCTTCCGTCGGATGGGGATTCCTGGACCTGGGGGATGGCGCCGATCTACGACGAAGCCGGGAAACTGCACATCTTTAATTCCGTCATTCCCAACAAAGGCAGCTGGATAAAAGACAGCAAGATCGTTCATTGGACGGCGGATTCCGTCGAAGGGCCGTATACATTAGAGGGCGATTTGCTTTCAAGTGACGAGGCGTCCTATCACAACCCGCAGATTTCCAAAGTGGACGATACCTATGTCCTCGTTTACCTCTACAACAAACATAACGACGAAAACGGCTCGATGCAGGAGGTCGGCATTGCCACAGCAAAGTCGTTGGATGGCCCCTGGCAAGAGAGTCCGCACAATCCGATTATTCCGGCCTCCGGAGAAATGGGCGGCGCGACGATTAACCATGCATCGAACCCGACCTTTGTTGCGGCTCCCGACGGGAAATTCCGGGTCTATTACAAATCGATGACGACAAAGCATAAGTTCAGGGAAATCTCGTTGGCGATGAGTGATCAGATTGAAGGCCCGTATGAAAATCATACGGGGAACCCAGTGCTTAGTTATGCCGACAAGCAACTCGATATCGAAGATCCCTATGCCTTCTACTACAAGGATAGGTACTGGATGATTGTTGAAGATCGTCGGGGAGTGAAGGATATGCTGGAAGGGAACCCGCTGCCCGCGAACCATAAAAACTCGGGCGGCTTACGTCCCGGACTTATCTATACATCCAAGGATGGGCTCGATTGGGGACTTCCAGAAGTCGGCTATTTGACCAACGAGATGTATTTCGGTGAAAAACTGGCACGCAGTGAAAGGCCCCACATTTTATGGAAGGACGGACGGCCTGAATATCTCTTCCTAGCCTGTCATGACAAGGATCCAACGGCCGGCTATTATGTGAAAATTGACCAATGGAATGAGGAAGAATAA
- a CDS encoding arylsulfatase: MKLSIGLSVGILLTLVCSHVAEAQTIKGSRPNIVLVMTDDQGMGDLSCMGNEVVRTPHIDRFYEQSTRFTDFQVSPTCAPTRAALMSGRAPFKNGVTHTILQRERMALSTFTMPQALQNAGYKTGIFGKWHLGDEDEYLPGSRGFDEVLIHGSGGIGQVSLGDFPPNKENVYFDNVLLHNDTIVKTQGFCTDLFFQSGLAWIKDQHESGKPYFAYIALNAPHAPLVAPEKYTKRFLDLGWDKGTAGRYGMIENIDDNFGRLMEKLNQWDALDNTLVIFMTDNGATHMSGTLNGERVRHFNANLKGGKNSPNEGGSHVPAFWYWKGVLGEGVDIDALTAHIDLYPTFCDLAGVALPDNAQAFDGRSLLPLLKNPEAVWPDRELFFHCGRWPKGKRDDFKFQKCAVRTDRWRFVNNKQLYDISADPGETTDVAEANPEVVATLREAYDRWWASSLPLMVNEDLPRVSPNDQPLAIRYRKQLEENGLPAWTPDEL, from the coding sequence ATGAAGTTATCGATTGGATTGAGCGTGGGGATCCTCCTGACGCTCGTCTGTTCTCACGTCGCGGAAGCCCAAACCATCAAGGGCAGTCGCCCGAATATCGTGCTGGTTATGACCGACGATCAAGGGATGGGCGATCTGTCGTGTATGGGAAACGAGGTCGTCAGGACTCCGCACATCGATCGGTTCTATGAGCAGTCAACTCGTTTCACCGATTTTCAAGTCAGCCCTACCTGCGCACCAACCCGCGCTGCGTTGATGAGCGGCCGCGCTCCGTTTAAGAACGGTGTCACGCATACGATTCTGCAGCGAGAGCGGATGGCGTTGAGTACGTTCACGATGCCGCAGGCATTGCAGAACGCCGGTTACAAGACCGGGATTTTCGGCAAGTGGCACCTTGGTGACGAGGACGAATACCTGCCTGGTAGCCGTGGTTTTGACGAAGTGCTGATCCATGGCTCCGGCGGGATCGGACAGGTTTCACTTGGTGATTTCCCGCCCAACAAAGAAAACGTCTACTTCGACAACGTGCTGCTGCACAACGACACCATTGTAAAGACCCAAGGCTTTTGCACGGATCTGTTCTTTCAATCGGGTTTGGCTTGGATCAAGGACCAGCATGAATCGGGCAAGCCCTACTTCGCCTACATCGCACTCAACGCGCCGCATGCACCACTGGTCGCACCAGAGAAATACACGAAGCGATTTTTGGATCTAGGCTGGGACAAAGGAACGGCGGGCCGCTACGGCATGATCGAAAATATCGACGACAACTTTGGTCGCTTGATGGAAAAGTTGAACCAGTGGGACGCGCTCGACAACACACTTGTCATTTTCATGACGGACAACGGGGCAACGCACATGAGCGGAACGTTGAACGGCGAAAGGGTCAGGCACTTCAACGCCAATTTAAAGGGCGGTAAGAACTCGCCCAATGAAGGCGGATCCCACGTCCCGGCGTTCTGGTACTGGAAAGGGGTGCTGGGCGAAGGTGTTGATATCGACGCACTGACGGCGCATATCGATCTGTATCCGACCTTTTGTGATTTGGCTGGCGTCGCGCTTCCTGACAACGCCCAAGCGTTTGATGGTCGATCACTGCTGCCGCTGCTAAAAAATCCCGAAGCGGTTTGGCCAGATCGGGAACTGTTCTTTCATTGTGGACGTTGGCCAAAGGGAAAACGAGACGACTTCAAGTTTCAGAAGTGCGCGGTCAGGACCGATCGCTGGCGTTTCGTCAACAACAAACAGCTCTACGACATTTCTGCGGATCCGGGTGAGACGACCGATGTTGCCGAGGCCAATCCCGAAGTGGTCGCCACCCTACGAGAAGCATACGACCGCTGGTGGGCGTCATCGCTCCCGCTAATGGTCAACGAAGACTTGCCCAGGGTATCGCCAAACGATCAACCATTGGCGATCCGCTACCGAAAGCAGCTTGAGGAAAATGGACTCCCTGCATGGACTCCCGACGAACTGTAA
- a CDS encoding damage-control phosphatase ARMT1 family protein: MKSSLDCLPCFVSQGLNVARMATSDPRVQEEIVREILRRASQADLTQSPPLFGGNLRRWVRELTGQDDPYLDVKQESNRLALALLPDWQERLRRAANPQLTAVKMAIAGNVIDYGVNGNLTAETIPAELERSVAGPFHGDVAEFFAAVERATEILFLADNAGELVFDRLLLECLPREKITVVVKGGPAINDALRADATEAGLDGWVAVTDTGCDDAGIELTACSPEFQERFSRADLIIAKGQANFESLDGSKQNIFFLFKVKCAVVGQHIGQPVGTLVLHHNHPEASAGDSI; this comes from the coding sequence ATGAAAAGCAGCTTGGATTGCCTACCTTGCTTTGTGTCGCAAGGGCTCAATGTCGCACGCATGGCGACTTCGGATCCGCGCGTTCAGGAAGAGATCGTACGTGAAATTCTGCGTCGCGCCAGCCAAGCGGATCTGACCCAGTCACCGCCGCTGTTTGGCGGGAATTTGCGCCGATGGGTACGTGAACTCACCGGACAAGACGATCCGTATCTCGACGTCAAGCAGGAATCCAACCGGCTCGCATTGGCGCTGTTGCCCGACTGGCAAGAACGGCTGCGGAGAGCAGCAAACCCACAACTGACTGCCGTGAAAATGGCCATTGCCGGCAATGTCATTGACTATGGCGTGAACGGTAATCTAACCGCGGAAACCATTCCTGCCGAACTGGAAAGGTCCGTTGCCGGTCCGTTCCATGGCGATGTGGCCGAATTCTTCGCTGCGGTGGAACGCGCGACCGAGATTCTGTTTCTAGCAGACAACGCGGGGGAACTGGTCTTTGACCGACTGCTCCTCGAATGCTTGCCGCGAGAAAAAATCACCGTCGTGGTCAAAGGCGGCCCTGCCATCAATGACGCGCTGCGCGCAGATGCTACGGAGGCTGGCCTCGACGGCTGGGTAGCAGTCACCGACACCGGTTGTGATGATGCCGGCATTGAACTGACTGCGTGTAGCCCCGAGTTTCAAGAGCGGTTTTCTCGTGCCGATCTGATCATCGCCAAAGGCCAAGCGAATTTTGAGTCGCTAGACGGCAGCAAGCAAAACATTTTTTTTCTGTTTAAAGTCAAATGCGCCGTCGTGGGTCAGCATATCGGCCAACCGGTCGGAACCTTGGTCTTGCACCACAATCACCCCGAGGCGTCTGCTGGCGATTCAATTTAA
- a CDS encoding DUF134 domain-containing protein, whose product MFDLGAADMPRPKQCRRVGLSPDCTYFKPAGVPTRDLEEIVLEIDELEAMRLADIEELYQVQAAKQMGVSRRTFGRMIDSARKKVTQALINGMALRIEGGAIEIVPERTFVCGDCRNVWKLPFGTGSPDTCPECQSRSFQRDDTL is encoded by the coding sequence ATGTTTGACCTTGGAGCAGCCGACATGCCGCGACCGAAGCAATGCCGACGAGTCGGCCTTTCACCCGATTGCACTTACTTCAAGCCAGCCGGTGTCCCGACCAGGGATTTGGAAGAGATCGTTCTTGAGATCGACGAACTCGAAGCGATGCGGCTAGCGGATATCGAAGAGCTGTACCAAGTCCAAGCGGCGAAACAGATGGGCGTCTCGCGACGAACGTTCGGTCGAATGATTGACTCGGCACGAAAGAAGGTCACGCAAGCGTTGATTAACGGGATGGCTCTGCGAATTGAAGGCGGTGCGATCGAAATCGTCCCAGAGCGAACGTTCGTCTGTGGCGATTGTCGAAATGTTTGGAAACTGCCATTTGGAACCGGAAGCCCCGATACATGTCCAGAGTGTCAAAGCCGGAGCTTTCAACGTGACGACACATTATGA
- a CDS encoding NifB/NifX family molybdenum-iron cluster-binding protein, which translates to MKIAVASNDGVSISQHFGRSKCFIVFDVQNKNVENETVRSNTHTAHAKGECDGHHNHEHNHEHSHADIAAALSDCTAVLCYGMGWRAAEALRDSGTEPFVIDGQITPREAVEQYVTGHLKPASDFCRCH; encoded by the coding sequence ATGAAGATTGCAGTAGCCTCAAACGATGGGGTTTCAATTTCACAGCACTTCGGCCGCTCGAAGTGCTTCATCGTTTTTGATGTCCAAAACAAAAACGTTGAAAACGAAACGGTGCGGTCCAACACACATACTGCGCATGCGAAAGGCGAATGCGACGGTCACCACAATCATGAACACAATCATGAACATAGCCACGCGGATATCGCGGCGGCGCTATCGGATTGCACAGCCGTCCTTTGCTACGGCATGGGCTGGCGTGCAGCAGAGGCACTTCGCGATTCCGGCACCGAGCCGTTCGTCATTGATGGCCAAATCACACCACGGGAAGCGGTCGAGCAGTACGTCACAGGGCATTTGAAACCGGCCAGTGATTTTTGTCGCTGCCACTAA
- a CDS encoding exosortase/archaeosortase family protein, whose amino-acid sequence MKKRRRKSRQPRKSAPDRSSKPQSRASAEQSFPTSLGRTSKSENDLAETLTYPDRSEWTSRYLPALGLLLLFMLYAYWPTLVWMEDSWRNEPDYSHGYLVLPLALFLLWHRRETMPGIRRSGSFMGIVLILVAIAMRMVSRLVYADFLDGWSILVLVAGATWFLFGWRFLRWAAPAIAFLIFMVPLPFQAESMLSWKLQGVATECSTVMLRVLGQPAVSEAHVVWVNDERLLIEEACSGLRIFVGVAALAFFWASMASRNWMDRIIILLATLPLAVFVNALRITFIGLFYSVAEDAAIRHRIHDISGYVMIPVAFVLLWLLKTYWEHLYRPVERMTAKDFLPTKSPRTDDPTVNTAAT is encoded by the coding sequence ATGAAAAAGCGGCGTAGAAAAAGTCGGCAACCGCGTAAATCCGCACCTGATCGCTCGTCAAAGCCCCAGTCGAGGGCATCCGCCGAGCAGTCGTTTCCGACGAGTCTCGGCCGAACCTCAAAGAGCGAAAACGATTTAGCGGAAACGCTTACGTACCCCGATCGCTCCGAATGGACCTCGCGTTACTTGCCCGCGTTGGGTCTGCTGCTATTGTTCATGCTTTACGCCTACTGGCCGACCTTGGTGTGGATGGAGGATTCGTGGCGGAATGAGCCGGACTACTCTCATGGATACTTGGTCTTGCCGCTAGCGTTGTTTTTGCTTTGGCATCGGCGTGAGACGATGCCGGGAATACGTCGTTCGGGGAGTTTCATGGGCATTGTACTGATTTTGGTTGCAATCGCGATGCGCATGGTTAGCCGCTTGGTCTATGCGGATTTCTTGGACGGCTGGTCCATTTTGGTGCTCGTTGCGGGTGCGACTTGGTTTTTATTTGGATGGCGTTTCCTTCGCTGGGCCGCGCCAGCGATCGCTTTTTTGATCTTCATGGTTCCGCTTCCTTTTCAGGCCGAGAGCATGCTGAGTTGGAAACTGCAGGGAGTCGCCACCGAGTGCAGCACGGTGATGCTGCGGGTACTCGGCCAGCCAGCGGTTTCCGAGGCCCATGTCGTCTGGGTCAATGACGAACGATTATTGATTGAAGAAGCTTGCTCGGGGCTGCGAATCTTCGTCGGCGTTGCCGCTTTGGCGTTCTTTTGGGCTTCGATGGCGAGTCGCAATTGGATGGATCGGATCATCATTTTGCTCGCCACGTTGCCGCTAGCCGTTTTTGTCAATGCACTACGGATTACGTTTATTGGGTTGTTTTACTCCGTCGCCGAGGACGCAGCGATCAGGCATCGGATTCACGACATCTCTGGGTACGTGATGATCCCGGTCGCGTTTGTGTTACTGTGGCTCTTGAAGACATATTGGGAGCATCTCTATCGGCCAGTCGAGCGGATGACGGCCAAGGACTTCTTGCCCACCAAGTCACCCCGAACGGATGACCCAACGGTCAATACCGCCGCTACTTAA